The Amblyomma americanum isolate KBUSLIRL-KWMA chromosome 3, ASM5285725v1, whole genome shotgun sequence genome window below encodes:
- the fd102C gene encoding forkhead domain 102C, with protein MCASSADASSCAQLAGMRGPAEPTGPAGALPVFGSGHPPSFVEYQRLQLFDYSQAAASRLRIVQPGLLGAYAGAFGPYPPPPGTESLFGFPPFFRFDPRSRFVQEEPKPQHSYIGLIAMAILSSAEKKMVLSDIYQYILDNYPYFRNRGPGWRNSIRHNLSLNDCFVKAGRSANGKGHYWAIHPANVDDFKKGDFRRRKAQRKVRRHMGLSVPDDDDSPTPTPPPPLPAVPVEAQQPPATIWEDGSAAPGLTHRLSVTLKRRQFDVESLLAPDPSPLELRAQPQEQLKQGGPWALPPAVASGGCPLNSLGIQGTWPGQPSSLLAIHQERLSLFRAQHPEQMLQRWCPLQDPRSSPSVSDTEADKLSGPP; from the coding sequence ATGTGCGCGAGTTCGGCCGACGCCTCCTCGTGCGCTCAGCTGGCCGGCATGAGGGGACCTGCGGAGCCCACGGGGCCCGCTGGAGCGCTGCCCGTGTTCGGTTCGGGACACCCGCCTTCCTTCGTTGAGTACCAGCGTCTACAGCTGTTCGACTACAGCCAGGCGGCTGCCAGCCGACTACGCATCGTACAGCCCGGTTTGCTCGGGGCATACGCTGGAGCCTTCGGTCCGTACCCGCCTCCGCCCGGAACCGAGAGCCTCTTCGGCTTCCCTCCCTTCTTCCGCTTCGACCCCAGGTCCCGGTTCGTCCAGGAGGAGCCCAAGCCCCAACACAGCTACATCGGACTCATAGCGATGGCCATCCTCAGCTCGGCAGAGAAGAAGATGGTCCTCAGCGACATCTACCAGTACATCCTGGACAACTACCCGTACTTCCGCAACCGGGGACCCGGCTGGCGAAACTCTATCCGCCACAACCTATCGCTCAACGACTGCTTCGTCAAGGCCGGCCGCAGCGCCAACGGCAAGGGCCACTACTGGGCCATCCACCCAGCCAACGTAGATGACTTCAAGAAGGGCGACTTCCGACGCCGCAAGGCTCAGCGTAAAGTGCGCAGACACATGGGTCTCTCGGTGCCCGACGACGACGACAGCCCAACGCCGACGCCACCCCCGCCACTTCCCGCGGTTCCTGTTGAAGCACAGCAGCCGCCAGCCACGATCTGGGAGGACGGCTCGGCCGCGCCGGGCCTCACGCACAGACTGTCGGTgacgctcaagagacgccagttCGACGTCGAGAGCCTTCTTGCGCCGGACCCGTCGCCCCTGGAGCTTCGAGCGCAGCCGCAAGAGCAGCTGAAGCAGGGAGGTCCGTGGGCTCTGCCGCCAGCGGTGGCCTCCGGTGGGTGTCCTCTGAATTCGCTCGGCATTCAAGGCACGTGGCCCGGGCAGCCGTCGTCCTTGCTGGCGATCCACCAGGAGAGGCTGTCGCTCTTCAGAGCCCAGCACCCGGAGCAGATGCTGCAGCGCTGGTGCCCGCTCCAGGACCCGCGCTCCTCGCCATCCGTGTCCGACACCGAGGCGGACAAACTGAGCGGGCCGCCCTGA